GAATACATGGACTTGCGTTGAGAGACAACCTCAAAATTATCCCTTGATGGTTAGTACCTGCTGAATGTCGGTTCAATATTGCACTTTATGACAAGAGAAGAAAGGATGCTATTTTGCCAGATGAGTTTTTGCTAAGAATTAATGCTTCTGGAAAAGTCTATGTGTCTTCTCTCGTCCGTTAATAACAGCTACTACCCTATTCAACAAGCATCATTTCTGTTAGATATGTTTCAAGGTTCAGTGTGATGGAGCTTCATCAATTTCAAGTCATAGAAAACACTCCGTCCCTGTCTCAAATCGGTCAATATAAATATCCTAGGAAAAATATTTAACGCTGCTACCAGCTCGAAGAGTGCTTGTTGAGCAAGGATTGGGTTGGTATACCGTTGAATTAGCTTATGTACTTCACAGAGCACGGGAAAAGTCGTAATCAAACTGTGCTGCTCATCAATGAGAAACTTAAGACGATCTACACAATAATGATGCTGAGTATCTTGTCGATGAAAAATAGCTATGAAAGGGCCCGCATCAACAATGAGACGTGACATCAATGATAATCATCTTCGTTCATTGATACCCCTTCTAATGTATCAATGAACGAAGATGCCGACTAACTTGAATAATTGAGAGGCATCTTTGCCTCGCCACTTTTGCTTGACCCATGCAAGCAGTAACGAAAAAGTGACGAGGCTACCGGATGTTCTAGTACCTCTGCTGAAATTACGCTACATCTTGCAACAAAAGCCAAGGCTAAAGACTAGCAGGTGGTAACTCCAGCGTAACCTTCCCCAAAAGACCTTTGCGAAAATCGTTCAGAACTTTCTGGGCCATGCGCTCTAGATCCCCTTGATGCAGTTGTTCAGCCGCTGTTTCCAAATAATCTGCAGCAGTCAAGGATGTGGGGTCAATTTGATAGCGGTTTTGCAGAATCTTGTCAGGCAAAAATCCACGCTTAGGATCACATGACTCTAGCGCTTGGATCAGCTCAATTAAAGCAGTCGCCACCAACTGATTTTCATAGGCGGCAGTGCCGATATCATCGCAAATAGCCAACTTATAGGCCGCTGCTTGATTATCCAATTTAGCGGGTAATACACCGGGGGTATCCAAAAGTTCCAAATCTGGAGACACACGCACCCAACGAAGCTGACGGGTTACCCCTGGACGGCGAGCACTTTCAACAATGCGTCGCTTCAGCAGGCGATTGATTAAAGCAGATTTACCCACATTGGGAAACCCCAGCACCACTGCTCGCACTGGGCGAGGTCGCATACCGCGGCTTCGCCGTCGTTGATTAATACTGACCCCTACTTTTTCCGCTGCTGTAATCACGGCCTTAATACCTTTACCATGCTGAGCATCTGTACAGTGAGGCACCAGACCTTCTGCCTTCAGAGCATCGAGCCAAAGCTGATGGGAAACCGGCGTAACCAAGTCAATCCGATTCAACACCAATACATGAGGCTTTTCCCCAATCCATCTCTGAATTTGAGGGTGGTGGCTAGAGTGGGGGATGCGGGCATCTCGCACCTCTAGAACCACATCTACCTTTTTGAGCTGTTCAATTAGGGCTTTTTCAGCCTTGGCGATATGACCGGGATACCACTGAATGGGGGGAGTAGACATAACCCTAGAGTCGCTCTAGGCGATCGCGCAAAATCTCAGCCTGCTTTTCGGCTTCAGCCAGGGTATCACGAGCGCCCTGAACCACTGCGGGTGGGGCTTGCTCCACAAAATTGGCATTGTTCAACCGACCACTACTGGACCGAATTTCTGCGTCTGCTTTTTTCAGATCCTTATTTAGCTTGGCTTTCAGGATCTCAACGTCCACTACACCGCTAAGAGGTAGAAGGACTTGGACCGTACCAACCACACCAATGATGGT
The Acaryochloris marina S15 genome window above contains:
- the ylqF gene encoding ribosome biogenesis GTPase YlqF; this translates as MSTPPIQWYPGHIAKAEKALIEQLKKVDVVLEVRDARIPHSSHHPQIQRWIGEKPHVLVLNRIDLVTPVSHQLWLDALKAEGLVPHCTDAQHGKGIKAVITAAEKVGVSINQRRRSRGMRPRPVRAVVLGFPNVGKSALINRLLKRRIVESARRPGVTRQLRWVRVSPDLELLDTPGVLPAKLDNQAAAYKLAICDDIGTAAYENQLVATALIELIQALESCDPKRGFLPDKILQNRYQIDPTSLTAADYLETAAEQLHQGDLERMAQKVLNDFRKGLLGKVTLELPPASL